The following proteins are encoded in a genomic region of Synechococcus sp. CBW1002:
- a CDS encoding GIVxVP protein: protein MSLNRTAKGIVLVPTLLLGGAFLATGIWLDGPAAANRGLALSLGGVLIGAGLLAQLLPEQSPETEKTQETPNRPNA, encoded by the coding sequence ATGAGCCTGAACCGCACCGCCAAGGGCATCGTGCTTGTTCCCACCCTGCTGCTGGGCGGAGCCTTTCTGGCGACAGGAATCTGGCTGGATGGGCCTGCGGCGGCCAACCGCGGCTTAGCCCTCAGCCTGGGCGGGGTGTTGATCGGAGCCGGGCTGCTGGCCCAGCTCTTGCCGGAGCAGTCTCCAGAAACGGAGAAGACTCAGGAAACCCCCAACCGCCCCAATGCCTGA
- a CDS encoding nuclease, giving the protein MTRLVGLGLLMASLLTVGVPIAGAADVLQVRNGTLLQVGDGNRNYEVEMACIHVQPEEQEAAQAWLRQQLPRRTAVNLRPLGQEQGRLQARVRRIDSSDYLETGLMAAGLAEPASSAPAGCPV; this is encoded by the coding sequence GTGACTCGCCTGGTCGGCCTCGGCCTGCTGATGGCGAGCCTCCTCACCGTCGGGGTGCCCATTGCAGGGGCCGCCGATGTGCTGCAGGTCCGCAACGGCACATTGCTTCAGGTGGGTGACGGCAATCGCAACTATGAGGTCGAGATGGCCTGTATCCATGTGCAGCCAGAGGAGCAGGAGGCCGCTCAGGCCTGGTTGCGGCAGCAACTGCCCCGCAGAACAGCTGTGAATCTCCGCCCCCTTGGACAGGAGCAAGGTCGCTTGCAGGCAAGGGTGCGCCGCATCGACTCCTCCGACTATCTTGAAACCGGTCTGATGGCTGCTGGTCTGGCTGAGCCGGCCTCTTCCGCCCCTGCGGGCTGTCCGGTCTGA